From a region of the Canis lupus dingo isolate Sandy chromosome 5, ASM325472v2, whole genome shotgun sequence genome:
- the LOC112646584 gene encoding NPC intracellular cholesterol transporter 2 yields the protein MRLLVAAFLLLALGASALAEPVHFKDCGSAVGVIKELNVNPCPAQPCKLHKGQSYSVNVTFTSNIPSQSSKAVVHGIVLGVAVPFPIPEADGCKSGINCPIQKDKTYSYLNKLPVKNEYPSIKLVVQWMLLGDNNQHLFCWEIPVQIEG from the coding sequence ATGCGTCTCTTGGTCGCCGCGTTCCTGCTCCTGGCGCTCGGCGCCTCGGCCCTGGCGGAGCCGGTGCATTTCAAGGACTGTGGTTCTGCAGTTGGAGTTATAAAAGAACTGAATGTGAACCCATGCCCTGCCCAGCCTTGCAAACTGCACAAAGGCCAATCTTACAGTGTCAATGTCACCTTCACCAGTAATATTCCATCTCAAAGTAGCAAAGCCGTGGTGCATGGCATCGTGTTGGGCGTCGCAGTTCCCTTTCCCATTCCTGAGGCTGATGGTTGTAAGAGTGGAATCAACTGCCCCATCCAGAAAGATAAGACCTACAGCTACCTGAACAAACTGCCAGTGAAGAACGAATACCCCTCTATAAAACTGGTGGTGCAGTGGATGCTTCTGGGCGACAACAATCAGCATCTCTTCTGCTGGGAAATCCCAGTTCAGATTGAAGGCTAG